Within Chlorogloeopsis sp. ULAP01, the genomic segment GGCAAACAGTTGTCTTCTTTTCATCGAAAAACTACTCGTGCAGAAAATTTATAGAATTAGAGATTGGTAGTATCGTACCAAGACAACCAACAAATTACCAATTAATTTGGTAAAATCTATGCCAAGAAAAGAACAAGGATGGATTACATTTCAAACATCAGAAGAAGAGCGCAGAATTTTAGAGGAATTCTGTCAACAGTCGCAGCGCACTAAAACAGAAATTCTCAGAGAGTTAGTTCGTAATCTCAGTCAACGCTCCTCGCCATCACCGCAGTCAATACCAACCAAGTGCAAGGATTACAAAGATACTGATACCCCTGAGATCACAAATAATACTCAAAAAAGGCCTCTCAAAGTTAGTTCTCGCAATCTTCTTAAAGGTGTAGTAACAAAAGTTGTGAAGGGAGAAGTGAGCAGTCAGGTAACCATTAAGGTTATCCACGAAGTTGAATTAACTTCGATTATTACTACAATTTCAGTAGAGGAGTTGGAGCTATACGAGGGAACAGAAGCTTATGCAGTGATTAAGTCTAATGATATTGCTATTGCCAAGGACTAGTGCCAGGAGTGGTGTTATTTTTTGTGTTTCAAAGCTTTACTTTGTCAAGAAGTTTTGAAATTTTGACTTTACATCACTTATAGCAATTCCCATAGATAAGAAAACAAAATTCAATATATCAATTTTGACTTGATTAAATCTTAAAGAGCTAAAGCAATAATTAATTTTTCGGTATCTGTCAAGTCGCCAATCAGCTTCTTGAAAGGTGGCGGAAATTCCTTTATGAGTGTAGGAATTGCAAAAATTTGGTCTTCTTCTAGACGTTCAGGTTGTTGATAAATATCAATTACCTCTAGTTCATAGCGCCCGTGCAGACGCTCTTCGCAAAGTTTTTGAATATTTTCAAGAGCACTTAAAGACTTCTGATTATAGTTAGCTATATACAATCGCAAGACGTACTTTTCTAATTTGTGATTAGAAAGCAAATCCATTGCATCTTCTGAGTCATCTAAGAAGTCGTTTGAGTTGTCCTTCTCCCCTCTGGAATGATCCATGAATATCCTTATTAAATTAGTTTTTATATCCAAAACTTAAAACGATATCTATTTTTTGACCTCTATCCTGAGAAGGTGAATTGAAATTTACAGTAGAATAGAAGCTTATTACTCGTTTTACTTTTAGGTTGATATAAATAGGCAACAACAGAAGCAGGAAACAGATTTGAGCAAGACGAGTATAGCATCAGCACCTTGCAGGTTCTGATTTGGAAAACACAGCAAAACACCAAGCAATCACGATTAAATCATGAATAAATTTGCCGCCTATATTAGTAAAAGACAGCACTAATTAAAAATCTACTATTGTGCGATCGCAAAGCGTGCCGTATTAGTCTACTTGTTTCAGTTCATACCTGTAGTTTCACTCATACGGATTTTTATTGTTTTAGGTGACTTAGATTACACTACCGCAATGTTCATTAGCAGGAACTGCTTCCATCATCTTTTTCGGATTGGGTAAGTTTAAAGTGGACATTAATTCAATAAAATTTTCACGGCTACGTCCCAAAAATCGAGGATTCCAATGCTTTTCTTCTCCAATTGTGGATACTGTGTGACCACGATAATCATGCCCTGGATACACCAGGGTGTCATCTGGCAAAGGAAATAAACGCTGTGTCACTGAGTCATATAGAGTTCCTGCATTGCCACTTTGAAAATCTGTACGACCACAACCTCTGATAAACAATGCATCTCCAGTAAGTACTCGGTTATTATTGACCAGATAGGCATAGTGGCTATCGGTATGACCTGGGGTAGCAATAGCTTTAATAGATATTTTTCCTAACTGTAATATTTCTCCATCCTTAACGTAGCCATTAGCACAGACTACATGAGAATTATCTGGTACTATACTTAAACAATTGGTAGCAGATCGTAATTTATCACTTCCTGTAATATGGTCTGCATGAACGTGAGTTTCTAAACAGCAACGGAGAGTGATTCCTAATTCTTGGAGTAATTTGAGGTCGCGTTCCACCTGTTCTAGCACAGGATCTACAATTATAGCCTCTTTGGTGTTGGTATCAGCAATCAAGTAAGTGTAAGTGTTAGATTCTGCATCAAATAACTGCCGAAATAACATATCTACCATACTCCTATTTACTTTCTTCCTGCTCCAAAATAATTTTGGTGAGGCTTCTTATCCAACCCAACTAGTATCAATTTGAACATTAAAATCTAAGATTTATTTTTCTGTATATATATCTATATAGTAATATATTTATATTTTAATATATTTAATCAGTTTATTGCTTAGAGAAAAGAATACGAAGCTGAAACTTGAAATGTGGACTTTTAAGGAAGCCAATAATGAGAATTTGTGTGCAACGCTTTTCCACCCACTCCGATTCATGGAAGCAAGTGCAGCAGTTCTAGTAGACAGCATTTATATGAGATGACCATAAATATTTGCAACACAATCTTACAGAAGACTAAAAATCAAAGACTTTTTCTAACACTCATTCTCCTGGCAAGAATGTGAAAAAAGTAATTGAAAAAGGTAGAGCCAGCTTCATGTAAGGGTTTGAAATATTTATAGTCCGGTTCCTGAACACCCTAATCCTTTGGCTCAAACTAAATTAGTAGACTTTCCCTTTGAAAAAGCAGATAGAAAGTGTTAATCTAGCCACAGTCAAATTACGTGTAAAATTTGATTCAGTAATAAACAAAGGAGGTGAACGCTATCAAAGTAGTATATTTGTGTAGCAAAAATGTCAGTTGAACACTGAATATAGTGGTACCGATTTTCAAGGGACTTGGCGGTCAGAGAAACGGAACTTTTGATTGCTGATAGTTTGCAACTCAAACCCTATGGACAATAGGTTATCACATAGGGACAAGGAAAATGTATGCCTTTTCTTAAAGAAACAGTAAAGTAAAAAAGGCAT encodes:
- a CDS encoding molybdopterin-binding protein — translated: MPRKEQGWITFQTSEEERRILEEFCQQSQRTKTEILRELVRNLSQRSSPSPQSIPTKCKDYKDTDTPEITNNTQKRPLKVSSRNLLKGVVTKVVKGEVSSQVTIKVIHEVELTSIITTISVEELELYEGTEAYAVIKSNDIAIAKD
- a CDS encoding circadian clock KaiB family protein, which translates into the protein MDHSRGEKDNSNDFLDDSEDAMDLLSNHKLEKYVLRLYIANYNQKSLSALENIQKLCEERLHGRYELEVIDIYQQPERLEEDQIFAIPTLIKEFPPPFKKLIGDLTDTEKLIIALAL
- a CDS encoding MBL fold metallo-hydrolase; translation: MLFRQLFDAESNTYTYLIADTNTKEAIIVDPVLEQVERDLKLLQELGITLRCCLETHVHADHITGSDKLRSATNCLSIVPDNSHVVCANGYVKDGEILQLGKISIKAIATPGHTDSHYAYLVNNNRVLTGDALFIRGCGRTDFQSGNAGTLYDSVTQRLFPLPDDTLVYPGHDYRGHTVSTIGEEKHWNPRFLGRSRENFIELMSTLNLPNPKKMMEAVPANEHCGSVI